The proteins below are encoded in one region of Aeromonas jandaei:
- a CDS encoding NAD-glutamate dehydrogenase: MALKDAPTSVLLENVLGLIHQKLPKKSASLVECFVAKFYGNMASSDMHDRNDSDLYGAALSLWNALNQRRGTEPYIRVYNPELTRHGWQSPHTIVEVILQDSPFLVDSIRMALKRLNITAHMMLHQPLHLIRGEEGKISAILDLDNTDGQTSVETAFLIEIDHLTSEVQMEALAAELKSVAGEVALAVGDWQPMLAKLNEIIDELPKRNHPVSQEEVHSCIAFLKWVAAHNFTLMGYRRYDVKAVEGDHEILPQASSSLGLMKNSIKDEGQRLGNMPASARHAALSQDLLILTKSNSKSRVHRPAYVDYIGIKRFDEHGKVVGEDRFIGLYASSIYNTSATQIPLISHRLERIMASSGHEKGSHAYKALLNVLETYPRDELIQAREEELLATGLGVLEMQERDMLRLFVRRDVYGRFFSCMVYVTKERYNTALRIKTQQILQQYFGSSEEVEFNVYFTEGVLARTHYIVRVNNNNVDVDVNEVQNNLIEAARSWDDRLDSVLLSHYGEARGNELRRRFSTAFPRAYKEDVLPGSAVADIMALDNLSEAEPLGMLFYRAQEEENDRRVRLKLFHRTEPIHLSDVLPMLENMGLRVIGETPYQVRTPAGELFWILDFSMLLHSDQPFDLEQSQQRFQEAFAAIWNKQLEDDGFNRLVLGAGLTGRQVSVLRAYAKYMRQTGVSFSQSYIEETLTRYPDIAGLLFGLFEQRLNPAMPRNAETGARLHEELAAKLDQVANLDDDRIIRRYVEMIDATLRTNYYQLDKAGNIKPYISFKLAPSSITDMPLPLPKFEIFVYSPRVEGVHLRWGKVARGGLRWSDRKEDFRTEVLGLVKAQQVKNTVIVPVGAKGGFYCKQMPAGAPRAVIQEEGKACYRLFIRGLLDVTDNIIAGEVIPPKDVVRHDEDDYYLVVAADKGTATFSDIANEISLEYGHWLGDAFASGGSVGYDHKKMGITARGAWESVKRHFRELGINCQTTDFTCVGIGDMAGDVFGNGMLLSEHTRLVGAFNHMHIFVDPNPDSAKSFVERKRLFELPTSTWDDYDKSLISAGGGIFLRSAKSIKLTPEMQTLLGTDKASMAPNELIKALLCLNVDLLWNGGIGTYVKSARESDAEVGDRSNDALRVNGRDLRARIVGEGGNLGFTQLGRVEYASQGGRINTDFTDNVGGVDCSDNEVNIKILLNQLVAAGDMTLKQRNQMLFDMTDDVAQIVITNAYRQSQSISVTSFRGSEQLKEQQRFIQGLEREGKLDRALEFLPSDEELSERMAAGQGLTRPELAVLVAYGKMVLKEQLNCPEVTDEPFLANMLVTSFPPKLQQQFGAALAQHPLRGEIIATRVANMLVNDMGLNFASRMKDETGASVAEVACCFAMAREVFGMNRLWRDIEGCDNLVGAETQLELMFYSRRIVRRATRWFLRARNRSWSISENIAFFRPAFETLSQHLYEVMDESEVAEHKLAVQKLVEKQVPEVIARQVAHMSSLFSTLDLAQIAAEHKTDILRAANVYYRLGAKLDLHWFLDQINHQPVGNHWQAMARASFREDLDWQQRSLTSVVLEGCKDQGECATILADWISEHEQLLSRWTHMLADFKTTSTHEFAKFSVALRELNLLQLNCRSL, encoded by the coding sequence ATGGCATTGAAAGACGCCCCTACCTCAGTTCTGCTCGAAAACGTTCTCGGCCTGATCCATCAAAAACTGCCCAAGAAGAGTGCCTCTCTGGTCGAATGCTTCGTGGCCAAGTTTTACGGCAACATGGCGAGCTCCGACATGCATGATCGCAACGACAGCGATCTCTACGGCGCGGCGCTTAGCCTCTGGAATGCCCTCAATCAGCGTAGAGGCACCGAACCCTATATCCGGGTCTACAACCCCGAGCTGACCCGCCATGGCTGGCAGTCCCCCCACACTATCGTCGAGGTGATCCTGCAGGATTCACCCTTCCTGGTGGACTCCATCCGGATGGCGCTCAAGCGTCTCAATATCACCGCCCACATGATGCTGCACCAGCCGCTGCACCTGATCCGCGGCGAAGAAGGTAAGATCAGCGCCATTCTGGATCTCGACAATACCGACGGGCAGACATCGGTCGAGACCGCCTTCCTCATCGAAATCGATCACCTTACCAGCGAAGTGCAGATGGAAGCGCTGGCTGCCGAGCTCAAATCCGTGGCTGGCGAAGTTGCGCTGGCGGTCGGCGATTGGCAGCCGATGCTGGCCAAGCTCAATGAAATCATCGACGAGCTGCCCAAGCGCAACCATCCGGTGAGCCAGGAGGAGGTCCACTCCTGCATCGCGTTTCTCAAATGGGTAGCTGCCCATAACTTCACCCTGATGGGCTATCGCCGCTACGACGTCAAGGCGGTGGAGGGGGATCACGAGATCCTGCCGCAGGCCAGTTCCAGCCTCGGACTGATGAAGAACTCCATCAAGGATGAGGGGCAGCGTCTTGGCAATATGCCGGCCAGCGCCCGTCACGCAGCGCTGAGTCAGGATCTGCTGATCCTCACCAAATCCAACAGCAAATCCCGGGTTCATCGCCCGGCTTATGTGGATTACATCGGCATCAAGCGCTTCGACGAGCATGGCAAGGTGGTGGGGGAAGATCGCTTTATCGGTCTGTATGCCTCCTCCATCTACAACACCAGTGCAACCCAGATCCCGCTCATCAGCCACCGTCTCGAGCGCATCATGGCCTCCTCCGGCCATGAGAAGGGCTCCCACGCCTACAAGGCGCTGCTGAACGTGCTGGAAACCTATCCCCGTGACGAGCTGATCCAGGCCCGCGAAGAGGAGCTGCTGGCTACCGGTCTGGGTGTGCTGGAGATGCAGGAGCGGGACATGCTGCGCCTGTTTGTGCGCCGCGATGTCTATGGTCGCTTCTTCTCCTGCATGGTTTATGTCACCAAGGAGCGCTACAACACCGCGCTGCGGATCAAGACCCAGCAGATCCTGCAACAATATTTCGGCAGCAGCGAAGAGGTGGAGTTCAACGTCTACTTCACCGAGGGCGTGCTGGCACGGACTCACTACATAGTGCGGGTTAACAACAACAACGTGGATGTGGATGTGAACGAAGTACAGAACAACCTGATTGAAGCGGCCCGCAGCTGGGACGACAGACTCGACTCCGTGCTGCTCTCCCACTATGGCGAAGCGCGCGGCAACGAACTGCGTCGTCGTTTCAGCACCGCCTTCCCCCGCGCTTACAAGGAAGATGTGCTGCCGGGCTCTGCCGTGGCCGACATCATGGCGCTGGACAACCTGAGCGAAGCCGAGCCACTTGGCATGTTGTTCTACCGCGCTCAGGAAGAGGAGAACGATCGCCGGGTACGCCTCAAGCTGTTCCACCGCACCGAACCTATCCACCTCTCCGATGTGTTGCCGATGCTGGAGAACATGGGGCTGCGCGTCATCGGCGAGACCCCCTATCAGGTGCGCACTCCGGCGGGCGAGCTATTCTGGATCCTCGACTTCTCCATGCTGTTGCACAGCGATCAGCCGTTCGATCTGGAGCAGAGCCAGCAGCGCTTCCAGGAAGCCTTCGCGGCCATCTGGAACAAGCAGCTGGAAGATGATGGCTTCAACCGGTTGGTACTGGGGGCGGGTCTCACTGGCCGTCAGGTCTCGGTGCTGCGCGCCTATGCCAAATACATGCGCCAGACCGGCGTCTCCTTCAGCCAGTCCTATATCGAAGAGACCCTGACCCGCTATCCCGATATCGCCGGCCTGCTGTTTGGGCTGTTCGAGCAGCGTCTCAATCCGGCCATGCCCCGCAATGCGGAAACCGGGGCCAGACTGCACGAAGAGCTCGCCGCCAAGCTGGATCAGGTGGCCAACCTCGATGACGATCGTATCATTCGCCGCTACGTGGAGATGATCGACGCTACCCTGCGCACCAACTACTACCAGCTGGACAAGGCGGGCAACATCAAGCCCTACATCTCCTTCAAGCTGGCGCCGTCCAGCATCACCGACATGCCGCTGCCGCTGCCGAAATTCGAGATCTTTGTTTACTCACCGCGGGTGGAAGGGGTACACCTGCGCTGGGGCAAGGTAGCCCGTGGTGGCCTGCGCTGGTCCGATCGCAAAGAAGACTTCCGCACTGAAGTGCTGGGTCTGGTCAAAGCCCAGCAGGTGAAGAACACCGTCATCGTGCCGGTGGGGGCCAAGGGTGGCTTCTACTGCAAGCAGATGCCGGCGGGAGCGCCCCGCGCCGTGATCCAAGAAGAGGGCAAGGCCTGCTATCGCCTGTTTATCCGCGGTCTGCTCGATGTGACCGACAACATCATCGCCGGCGAGGTGATCCCGCCCAAGGATGTGGTGCGTCACGACGAGGATGACTACTACCTGGTGGTGGCCGCCGACAAGGGGACGGCTACCTTCTCCGATATCGCCAACGAAATCAGCCTGGAGTATGGTCACTGGCTGGGTGACGCGTTCGCCTCCGGCGGTTCGGTCGGTTATGACCACAAGAAGATGGGCATCACCGCCCGCGGCGCCTGGGAGTCGGTCAAGCGCCACTTCCGTGAGCTGGGTATCAACTGCCAGACCACTGATTTTACCTGCGTCGGGATCGGCGACATGGCGGGCGACGTGTTTGGTAACGGTATGCTGCTCTCCGAGCACACCCGACTGGTGGGCGCCTTCAACCACATGCACATCTTCGTCGACCCCAACCCGGATTCGGCAAAGAGCTTTGTCGAGCGCAAGCGCCTGTTCGAGCTGCCAACATCGACCTGGGATGACTACGACAAGAGCCTGATCTCGGCAGGGGGCGGCATCTTCCTGCGCTCGGCCAAGTCCATCAAGCTCACTCCCGAGATGCAGACCCTGCTCGGTACCGACAAGGCCAGCATGGCGCCGAACGAGCTGATCAAAGCGCTGCTTTGCCTGAATGTCGACCTGCTGTGGAACGGCGGTATCGGCACCTACGTGAAGAGTGCCCGCGAGAGTGACGCCGAGGTAGGTGATCGCAGCAACGATGCTCTGCGGGTCAATGGTCGCGATCTGCGTGCCCGCATCGTGGGTGAGGGCGGCAACCTCGGCTTTACCCAGCTTGGCCGGGTGGAGTACGCCAGTCAGGGCGGTCGCATCAATACCGATTTTACCGACAACGTGGGCGGCGTGGACTGCTCCGATAACGAGGTGAACATCAAGATCCTGCTGAACCAGTTGGTGGCAGCCGGGGATATGACCCTCAAGCAGCGTAACCAGATGCTCTTTGATATGACCGACGATGTGGCGCAGATTGTCATCACCAACGCCTATCGCCAGTCCCAGTCCATCTCGGTCACCAGCTTCCGTGGTAGTGAGCAGCTCAAAGAGCAGCAGCGCTTTATTCAGGGGCTGGAGCGGGAAGGCAAGCTCGACCGTGCGCTGGAGTTCCTGCCATCCGATGAGGAACTCTCCGAGCGGATGGCGGCAGGGCAGGGGTTGACCCGACCCGAGCTGGCGGTGCTGGTGGCGTACGGCAAGATGGTTCTGAAAGAGCAGCTCAACTGCCCGGAAGTGACCGACGAGCCGTTCTTGGCCAACATGCTGGTCACCAGCTTCCCGCCCAAACTGCAGCAGCAGTTCGGTGCGGCACTGGCCCAGCATCCGCTGCGGGGCGAGATTATTGCGACCCGGGTCGCCAACATGCTGGTCAACGACATGGGGCTCAACTTCGCCAGCCGGATGAAGGACGAGACCGGAGCCTCGGTCGCCGAAGTGGCCTGCTGCTTTGCCATGGCCCGCGAGGTGTTTGGCATGAACCGGCTGTGGCGCGACATCGAAGGGTGCGACAACCTGGTGGGGGCAGAGACCCAGCTCGAGCTTATGTTCTACAGCCGCCGCATTGTGCGCCGCGCCACCCGCTGGTTCCTGCGTGCCCGCAACCGCAGCTGGAGCATCAGCGAGAACATCGCCTTCTTCCGTCCGGCCTTCGAAACCCTAAGCCAGCACCTCTATGAGGTCATGGATGAGAGCGAAGTAGCCGAGCACAAGCTGGCAGTGCAGAAGCTGGTGGAGAAACAGGTGCCGGAGGTCATCGCCCGTCAGGTCGCCCATATGAGCAGCCTCTTCTCGACTCTGGATCTGGCCCAGATTGCCGCGGAGCACAAGACCGACATTCTGCGCGCCGCCAATGTCTACTACCGCCTTGGCGCCAAGCTGGATCTGCACTGGTTCCTCGACCAGATCAACCATCAGCCGGTGGGCAACCACTGGCAGGCGATGGCGCGGGCCTCCTTCCGCGAAGATCTGGACTGGCAGCAGCGCAGTCTCACTTCCGTGGTACTGGAAGGGTGCAAAGATCAGGGAGAATGCGCTACCATACTGGCCGACTGGATTTCGGAGCATGAACAACTCTTGTCCCGTTGGACCCATATGTTGGCCGACTTCAAGACCACCAGCACTCACGAGTTCGCCAAGTTCTCGGTGGCCTTGCGAGAGTTGAACCTGCTCCAGTTGAATTGCCGATCACTGTAA
- the pyrD gene encoding quinone-dependent dihydroorotate dehydrogenase, with protein sequence MLYPIARHFLFKLNPEQAHDLSMKYLPRLLGTPLDCFFRQNLPKRPVTVMGLSFANPVGLAAGLDKDGECIDALGAMGFGFIEVGTVTPRPQSGNDKPRLFRVIPAEGIINRMGFNNKGVDHLVARVKEAKYQGVIGINIGKNKDTPIEQGKDDYLFCMDKVYDHAGYIAVNISSPNTPGLRSLQYGEALDELLAALKTRQQELAAQYKKYVPLAVKIAPDLSFEEIDQVAASLVRNGIDGVIATNTTLEREMIYDMPHAGEAGGLSGRPLQHKSTEVIRHLAKALDGALPIIGVGGIDSAMAAREKLAAGASLVQIYSGFIYKGPGLVKEIVTNI encoded by the coding sequence ATGTTGTACCCCATCGCCAGGCATTTCCTGTTCAAACTCAATCCGGAACAGGCTCACGATCTCTCCATGAAATATTTGCCCCGCCTTCTTGGTACGCCACTCGATTGTTTCTTCCGCCAGAATTTGCCGAAACGCCCCGTCACTGTCATGGGGCTTTCTTTTGCCAATCCGGTGGGGTTGGCGGCCGGTCTGGATAAAGATGGGGAGTGTATTGATGCATTGGGGGCCATGGGATTTGGCTTTATCGAGGTAGGTACCGTTACCCCCAGACCGCAAAGCGGCAATGACAAACCGCGCCTGTTCCGGGTTATTCCGGCTGAGGGGATCATCAACCGGATGGGATTCAACAACAAGGGGGTTGACCATCTGGTCGCGCGGGTCAAAGAGGCCAAATATCAGGGGGTAATTGGCATCAATATCGGCAAAAACAAAGATACCCCCATCGAGCAGGGCAAGGATGATTACCTCTTCTGCATGGACAAGGTGTATGACCATGCCGGTTATATCGCCGTCAATATCTCATCCCCCAACACCCCGGGTTTGCGTTCACTGCAATATGGCGAGGCGCTCGATGAATTGCTCGCCGCGCTGAAAACCCGCCAGCAGGAACTGGCCGCCCAATATAAAAAATATGTGCCGCTGGCGGTAAAAATTGCGCCGGATTTGAGCTTCGAGGAAATAGATCAGGTTGCCGCTTCGCTGGTTCGTAATGGTATCGATGGGGTCATCGCCACCAATACCACCCTAGAGCGCGAGATGATTTACGACATGCCTCATGCCGGTGAAGCAGGTGGCCTGAGTGGTCGTCCGCTGCAGCACAAGAGTACCGAGGTGATCCGTCATCTGGCCAAAGCGCTTGATGGGGCTCTGCCAATTATCGGGGTTGGTGGTATTGATAGTGCCATGGCGGCGCGGGAGAAATTGGCTGCCGGAGCCAGTCTGGTACAAATTTATAGCGGTTTTATTTATAAAGGACCGGGTCTGGTCAAAGAGATTGTGACCAATATTTAA
- a CDS encoding cell division protein ZapC, with the protein MLIQPTDSWQWHYDAQNDRLMLDLSDNMLFATEYKGRQLVPSSFTTQPFCVDDAALYYQLMDKAAELAWSIPHQVQLVLNAIAVSRFYKPLMPQSWFFGEQHPVISPQNGDLVWMNTPHGRGEFMVIEAGDQASVCMNLTQDFVLTTSKTLSRFGVIKVMNNRMTPRIVLTEQYRQVS; encoded by the coding sequence ATGCTTATCCAACCGACCGATAGCTGGCAATGGCACTATGATGCCCAGAATGACCGTCTGATGTTGGACCTGTCTGATAACATGCTATTTGCCACCGAATATAAAGGGCGGCAATTGGTACCCAGTTCATTTACCACCCAGCCTTTTTGTGTCGATGATGCGGCACTCTATTATCAATTGATGGATAAAGCGGCAGAACTGGCGTGGAGTATTCCTCATCAGGTTCAGTTGGTACTTAATGCCATCGCAGTGAGCCGTTTTTATAAACCCCTGATGCCACAAAGCTGGTTTTTTGGTGAACAGCACCCGGTTATATCGCCACAAAATGGCGATCTGGTCTGGATGAATACGCCCCACGGCAGAGGGGAATTTATGGTCATTGAAGCGGGTGATCAGGCCAGTGTCTGCATGAACCTGACCCAGGATTTTGTACTGACAACCAGCAAAACCTTGTCCCGTTTTGGCGTTATCAAGGTGATGAATAATCGGATGACCCCTCGTATTGTCCTGACCGAGCAATATCGTCAGGTCAGCTGA
- a CDS encoding Bor/Iss family lipoprotein, with protein sequence MILKNKVVIIIVLAAFNSGCATQAVDVNATQVFSFGKGRGVESKEITSHFFFTDIDIGLNDTIDAASICHGVENIVRVETSVSFWDSIYRGLTFGLYTPRSARVYCAA encoded by the coding sequence ATGATTTTAAAAAACAAAGTTGTCATTATTATCGTTCTTGCCGCCTTCAATTCTGGCTGTGCCACGCAAGCGGTTGATGTCAATGCAACACAAGTGTTTTCTTTTGGTAAAGGACGTGGGGTTGAGTCGAAAGAGATCACTAGTCATTTTTTCTTTACCGATATCGATATTGGATTAAACGACACCATTGATGCGGCATCCATTTGCCATGGTGTTGAAAATATCGTTCGGGTCGAGACCAGCGTCAGCTTTTGGGACTCTATATACCGAGGTTTAACCTTTGGTTTGTATACCCCCCGCTCGGCCAGAGTCTATTGTGCTGCATAA
- a CDS encoding methyl-accepting chemotaxis protein has protein sequence MINLIRLVSIKMRLMLAFLLVNLILIGVGFYGKQNTSTVNDMLNDMYLNMLIPIKDLSNANMQAIYHNRSLFDYVIEPTKPGMDAIASKMDGYEQKMNELLNKYRATELTEPEKVALADFDRAWPLYKEAAKKAMVASYANDNDTAVKLMKGEAAATFQVADDLLSKLVDINQGLAKQAYDDSDVIVADISTATYTIITISVALSVVLGWLLSQSINLPLGNIMDELKQLAAGYLTGSDNRDGQDEITQMQISMGNARRSLRNIVSTMQHAAEGLSASSSQLVAAAQQVNTSSQQQSLATANTAASVEELTTSVSQLSSFANQANSVVMESGEIAHAGEEQVKRASQEVVRVTNAVNDSAKQVQGLFDDITRISQISVMIQGVADQTNLLALNAAIEAARAGDMGRGFAVVADEVRTLAARTTQATQEINEMLQSIQQGATGAVKGMNACSDSMGTVRETTDNSSHTMAQVDQSSRKVVGLIQEISSMLHEQAAASQLIAQSVEEITQMSLENVSAAESVNHDASQLTEIIKQLDEGIRFFKV, from the coding sequence ATGATAAATCTGATCCGTCTTGTATCGATAAAAATGCGACTGATGCTCGCCTTTTTGCTAGTCAACCTGATCCTGATCGGGGTGGGATTTTACGGCAAACAAAATACCTCGACCGTCAACGACATGTTGAATGACATGTATCTCAACATGCTGATCCCGATAAAGGATCTATCCAACGCCAATATGCAGGCTATTTATCACAACCGATCGCTGTTTGATTATGTGATTGAGCCGACCAAACCGGGTATGGATGCCATCGCCAGTAAAATGGATGGCTACGAGCAGAAGATGAACGAGCTGCTCAACAAATATCGCGCGACCGAGCTGACCGAGCCGGAAAAAGTGGCGCTGGCCGATTTTGATCGCGCCTGGCCCCTCTACAAAGAAGCAGCCAAAAAGGCGATGGTAGCCAGCTATGCCAATGATAACGACACCGCGGTCAAATTGATGAAGGGTGAAGCGGCGGCGACCTTTCAGGTCGCTGATGACCTGCTCAGCAAGCTGGTGGATATCAATCAGGGGCTGGCTAAACAAGCCTATGACGATAGCGATGTGATCGTTGCCGATATCTCCACTGCAACCTACACCATCATCACAATATCAGTCGCCCTCTCGGTAGTGCTTGGCTGGCTGCTTAGTCAGAGCATCAACCTGCCGCTTGGCAACATCATGGACGAATTGAAACAATTGGCCGCCGGTTATCTCACTGGCAGTGATAATCGTGACGGGCAAGACGAGATCACTCAGATGCAGATCTCCATGGGTAACGCCCGCCGTAGCTTGCGCAACATCGTATCCACCATGCAGCATGCCGCCGAAGGGCTCAGCGCCAGCTCCTCCCAGCTGGTTGCCGCAGCGCAGCAAGTCAATACCAGCTCCCAGCAGCAATCGCTGGCGACCGCCAACACAGCGGCATCGGTTGAAGAGCTGACTACCTCGGTCTCCCAGCTCTCCTCCTTTGCCAATCAGGCCAACAGCGTGGTAATGGAGTCCGGTGAAATCGCTCACGCCGGTGAGGAGCAGGTCAAGCGGGCGTCACAGGAGGTGGTGCGCGTTACCAATGCGGTCAACGATTCCGCCAAGCAGGTGCAGGGATTGTTTGATGACATCACTCGCATCAGCCAGATCTCGGTGATGATCCAGGGGGTCGCCGATCAGACCAACCTGCTGGCGCTCAACGCGGCTATCGAGGCCGCCCGGGCTGGCGACATGGGCCGCGGCTTTGCGGTCGTTGCCGATGAGGTGCGTACTCTGGCAGCCCGCACCACGCAGGCCACCCAGGAGATCAACGAGATGCTCCAGTCAATCCAGCAGGGTGCAACCGGCGCGGTCAAGGGAATGAACGCCTGCTCCGACAGCATGGGCACGGTACGCGAGACTACCGACAACTCCAGCCACACCATGGCGCAGGTCGATCAGAGCTCCCGCAAGGTGGTGGGCCTTATTCAGGAGATCAGCTCCATGCTGCATGAACAGGCGGCGGCCAGCCAGCTGATCGCCCAATCGGTCGAGGAGATCACCCAGATGTCGCTGGAAAACGTCTCGGCCGCCGAGAGCGTCAACCACGATGCCTCCCAGCTGACCGAGATCATCAAACAGCTCGACGAGGGGATCCGCTTCTTCAAGGTTTAA
- a CDS encoding EAL domain-containing response regulator yields MSLEQWQGRNALVVDDSRTQQYEVTCLLQDLGFGQIHLASDGQDALNKLQQLEHVDLLLTDLNMPGMDGVELISQLEKHTGYQMFVAVMSAVDRDVLDVIHSIADAGTLEVIGVLAKPLRTQDLRNMLQHCDPRVHRENNKWMQLTFTSDDVRHALEQGQLVPFLQPKINMNDASLYGFEALVRWHHPEHGTLPPVCFVHHLEEGPLALDFFYAFLQATCEALNKLTLQAGQLSCSINLPVSLLTTDKLVETMVEVVQGHRLPCQAIIIEVTETTFMSNLAVSLGTLARLRLRGFGVAMDDYGTGYSSMKQLSRCPFTEIKIDKEFVHDAHTSPKKLAILTSAIVMSQKLGLKTVAEGVESEEDWDQLALLGCDLAQGYYISRPLPVEQIAHWFGEWQAKNAIYPADQP; encoded by the coding sequence ATGTCCCTAGAACAATGGCAGGGCCGCAATGCCCTGGTGGTCGATGACTCCCGTACCCAGCAGTATGAGGTGACCTGTCTGCTGCAAGATCTTGGCTTTGGCCAGATCCATCTCGCCAGCGATGGTCAGGATGCCCTCAACAAGCTGCAGCAACTGGAGCATGTCGATCTGCTGCTGACCGATCTCAACATGCCGGGAATGGATGGGGTCGAGCTCATCAGTCAACTGGAGAAGCACACCGGCTATCAGATGTTTGTCGCCGTGATGAGCGCCGTGGATCGGGATGTACTGGATGTTATCCACTCCATCGCCGATGCCGGCACGCTGGAGGTGATCGGCGTACTGGCCAAACCGCTCAGAACCCAGGATCTGCGCAACATGTTGCAGCACTGCGATCCGCGGGTTCATCGGGAAAACAACAAATGGATGCAGCTCACCTTCACCAGCGACGATGTCCGCCATGCTCTGGAGCAAGGCCAGCTGGTTCCCTTTTTGCAGCCCAAGATCAACATGAACGATGCCAGCCTCTATGGCTTTGAGGCGCTGGTGCGCTGGCATCACCCAGAACATGGCACCCTGCCTCCGGTCTGTTTCGTTCATCATCTGGAAGAGGGGCCGCTGGCGCTCGATTTTTTCTACGCCTTTCTGCAAGCCACCTGCGAGGCACTCAACAAGCTCACCCTGCAGGCCGGCCAGCTCAGTTGCTCCATCAACCTGCCGGTCTCACTGCTGACGACCGACAAGCTGGTGGAAACCATGGTAGAGGTCGTGCAGGGCCATCGCCTGCCCTGTCAGGCGATTATCATCGAAGTCACCGAGACCACCTTCATGTCCAACCTCGCCGTGTCGCTCGGTACCCTCGCCCGCCTGCGACTGCGTGGCTTCGGTGTGGCAATGGACGATTACGGCACCGGCTACTCCTCGATGAAACAGCTGTCCCGCTGCCCGTTTACCGAAATCAAGATAGACAAGGAGTTTGTCCACGATGCCCATACCAGCCCCAAGAAGCTGGCCATCCTCACCTCCGCCATTGTGATGAGCCAAAAACTGGGGCTCAAAACCGTCGCTGAGGGAGTTGAGAGCGAAGAGGATTGGGATCAGCTGGCCTTGCTGGGGTGTGATTTAGCCCAGGGCTATTACATCAGTCGCCCGCTGCCGGTTGAACAGATTGCACACTGGTTCGGCGAATGGCAGGCAAAAAACGCTATTTATCCGGCAGACCAACCCTGA
- a CDS encoding protein-glutamate methylesterase/protein-glutamine glutaminase — MTIRVLIVDDSALVREVLTQMLGKATDIEIIGAAFDPIFAMQQMKKCWPDVIILDIEMPRMDGLTFLRKIMSERPTPVIICSSLTEEGATITLDAMAAGAISIITKPAVGIKNFLQQSANELIQEIRTAVNAKLRNLLPDHQQPGFTPPPKRTADAMLSPPPERVKFRTTDRIIALGTSTGGTQALEYLLTRLPVTCPGLAIVQHMPGRFTASFAERLNGLSKIEVKEAATGDRLLPGVALIAPGGKHLLIQRSGTQYLAEVKEGPPVSRHCPSVDVLFRSVAVSAGHNALGVIMTGMGDDGARGMRELHDTGARTIAQDEASCVVFGMPKEAIAHGGIDEVMSLAQITQTLGRPD, encoded by the coding sequence ATGACCATACGGGTATTGATCGTGGACGACTCGGCACTGGTGCGGGAAGTGCTGACCCAGATGCTGGGCAAGGCTACCGATATCGAAATAATTGGGGCGGCATTCGATCCCATCTTCGCCATGCAGCAGATGAAGAAGTGTTGGCCGGATGTGATCATTCTCGATATCGAGATGCCCCGCATGGATGGCCTCACCTTTCTGCGCAAGATCATGAGCGAGCGCCCGACGCCGGTCATCATCTGCTCTTCCCTGACCGAAGAGGGGGCCACCATTACCCTGGATGCCATGGCTGCCGGCGCCATCTCCATCATCACCAAGCCCGCTGTCGGCATTAAAAACTTCCTGCAGCAATCGGCCAACGAGCTGATCCAGGAGATCCGTACCGCCGTCAACGCCAAGCTGCGCAACCTGCTGCCAGACCACCAGCAACCCGGCTTTACTCCCCCTCCCAAGCGCACCGCCGATGCCATGCTCTCGCCCCCGCCGGAGCGGGTCAAATTTCGCACTACCGACCGGATCATCGCCCTTGGCACCTCCACCGGCGGCACCCAGGCCCTTGAATATCTGCTGACCAGACTGCCGGTCACCTGCCCGGGGCTTGCCATCGTGCAGCATATGCCGGGGCGCTTTACCGCCTCGTTTGCGGAGCGCTTGAACGGCCTTTCGAAGATCGAAGTCAAAGAGGCGGCCACCGGCGATCGCCTGCTGCCCGGCGTAGCGCTGATCGCACCCGGTGGCAAACATCTGCTGATCCAGCGCAGCGGCACCCAATATCTGGCTGAGGTGAAAGAGGGTCCCCCCGTCTCTCGTCACTGTCCCTCGGTCGATGTGCTGTTTCGCTCGGTAGCGGTTAGTGCCGGTCATAACGCCCTTGGCGTCATCATGACCGGCATGGGGGATGATGGCGCCCGCGGTATGCGTGAACTACATGACACCGGAGCTCGCACCATCGCGCAGGATGAGGCGAGTTGCGTGGTCTTTGGCATGCCCAAGGAGGCAATTGCCCACGGCGGGATCGATGAAGTGATGTCCCTTGCCCAGATAACCCAGACGCTTGGCCGTCCCGATTGA